Genomic window (Aestuariirhabdus haliotis):
GGGTGATGTCGATCTGATCGCCAGCAGCCGGCGAACCCGCTACGGTGAGTTTTTCACCCATAGCGGCGATGGTAATCTCCAGGTCACCATCGGTGTTCAATACCACATCTCCTGCAGGCAGTGCCACACCGGGCGCAGGGTTATTAGCGTCAATCAAAAAGACATCGTAACCTGAGGGAATCAACGGATTGGGGGTAAAACTCAAAGACGCTTGTTGCGGTTGACCAACCAGCGTATCGAAGTAGGCATCAAATTGAGCGCTATCCAGCAACTCCACCTTGTTCACCCCCGAAACACCACTGTTAGGAGTCCCTTGAGAGACCAGTACTCGGGTTTCATTGGGAACATCAGCAAAAATCTCCTTGCCATTATCGGTAATCGGCAAGTAAGACGAACTGGCAATCTGCACTTCACGCTGTCCCTCGTCACCGTTATAAACAAAGCTGTTACTTACCGGATCAAAGCTAAAGGGTTCTTGCTTACCCTGGTTACCACCGAAAATATATTCTCCTCGCGAGTTACGAGAATTAAGCAGATCCAGCATTTCATCCAGCCGTTCTTCTACTTCTATAGCCAGAGCTTCCTTGTCGGTAGCATCTTGAGCACCATCGCCGGCCTGAACCGCAATTTCCTGCAACCGGAA
Coding sequences:
- the flgL gene encoding flagellar hook-associated protein FlgL, whose translation is MMRISSIQAYNNGVSGIQNNYSNVTRTQEQISSGKRLLTPADDPVASTRLLQLSQERGRLDEYLSNLDAAEGSLQNEESILNSVENIIFRLQEIAVQAGDGAQDATDKEALAIEVEERLDEMLDLLNSRNSRGEYIFGGNQGKQEPFSFDPVSNSFVYNGDEGQREVQIASSSYLPITDNGKEIFADVPNETRVLVSQGTPNSGVSGVNKVELLDSAQFDAYFDTLVGQPQQASLSFTPNPLIPSGYDVFLIDANNPAPGVALPAGDVVLNTDGDLEITIAAMGEKLTVAGSPAAGDQIDITRQEKIGLLDTTKMLADTLRGYGTSVERQAATDYGVGLALQNLSNGLGSVLEVRTEVGARLNVVDSTRTSHEDVKLINQSLQSDLEDLDYAEALSRLSFQSVILEAAQQSFVKISGLNLFSRL